The Xiphophorus hellerii strain 12219 chromosome 6, Xiphophorus_hellerii-4.1, whole genome shotgun sequence genomic interval gttttttttttttttattgttgtcaaaATGTTTCGGATCTTGTGTCCTCAGCAGTAGATAACCGGATAGATATCAAAATTCACCCAATGTGCGATGTAATCTGGTATTATTCTTCCCCGCTGTCCCTCAGGTCTTTATGTACTCTAGTGTGTAAGTGGACATACTGTCCTCCAGGTGGCTGGGATCCCAGCTTTTGGATTAGCGTTGGACTGGAGGAtcttttggaaaacaatttctccaaaataggcaagaacatatatatatatatataaatctaatCTCATATCTCTCACAAATATTTGCTTCATTTTGATTGTCGTCTTCTAACGTCTAACGATTCTCCATCCAGGCAGTGCGACGTGTTCTCCAGGAAGTCCTCTGGCAGGAGGCCTGACCCCGCAGGCCGCGGCAGATCTGGGTCTGAACCCAGGAACAGCAGTCGGTGCTTCACTCATTGATGCTCATGCCGGAGGCTTAGGTAGCACACCCAACGGAGACAAAAAGGAAGCAAAAGTCGTGTCCAGACTGAAGCCACTTATTTTAACTGCACCAGCTCACTGAGGCgtctcaaaaaaaaacaacaacaaaaaactcaacCTCATCCTCCACGAAGCAAGAATCCAACTCTGGAAAAATGCTTGTTTCTCGTTGTAAACTTCCACGACAGGTTCCTGCAGCTGTCTAGTGCagcgttttttaaaaatttttttatccgAACCCGTTTTAGCCGAAAAGCACAGAGGACCTGCAGGAGCAGAAAGTGGCAAAACGACCTTCACCGAGACACGTTTCTGCAGAGCGAGCGCAAACAGGAGCGTATTGTTGGGACAGGCGTCGTTTGAGCCTCGCTTAGCCTCGCTAAGTTACTGACAGTTTGACGGATTTGCAGCCTCAAACGTCCCATCAAATGAAATCAGTGCTTCATCAATCAGTCAATCGAGTTTATTTGTGTCGAAAATTTCAGCAACACGGCAGTTCAAAGTGTGTTGCATTATAAAAACGCCCCAAAAAATCAGAACAGACGTGGGTCGAGTACCAGaaactgtactcaagtaagagtagtaGTACTTCgacatatttttactgaaataaaagtaaaagtagccgtccaggaaattactcaagaagagtaaaatgtatttggtaaaattcTGCTCAAGTActaagtaactgatcaaatgattaatcatttaatatttacattatgTCTGATAAATTTCTATAtcatataaagttaagtggaaatttttatattttaagggacaagaatgacaataattcatataagtaacaaaaaaaatgacaaaatcaggcaaatttaaaattttccaaatcagtttctttcagtaaaaaaaaaaaaaaactcatgaaactttaacaaaaactgcaggtgtgtgtgtgtgtgtgtctggtgagtttttggttaaaacgtgTTCGTTTTCCATTCAGCGggcagaaaatccagaaatcttACGCAAGTAATAGTAGAGATAgtaaaatgactcaagtaaaagcaaaatgtacaGCCTTCGGTGCGGGAGGGGAGGAAGCGCCTGCGCAGCTCCTGGAATCCCAACCATCTGGTTTGGCTCTGCGAGCTCCACCCGCTCGTGAACCCTGCCCCCTGACCCGCGGTCGGGACCTCTGCCAGCCGCGTATTGTTGCGTCGGTAAGGGGTCGGATTGCTCCGAACCGAAGGTTGTTGTTCCTGCCAGTCTACACGCAGGCGAGGACGCTTCCTATAAAACACAAACCAGCTCTGCAAACATTATTGCAACAGTCGGTGCCATCGCTGAATCCCACATGAAGGCTGGGGAGCTGATTTAATGCTCCCCCTCTGCATGTCGAGTATGTTATCCCTCTCACCCCACTTAATATAGTATGATGATATTCTTTGGTTAAAACTACTTTATGATGTAGTTTTATGATTAGGCTCATTCTAGATAGAATAAAAAGGAGGAGtgaatttccaccaaaaaaaagttttggtaaaaatgaagagcccactacACTAAACCCcgttgaaaacctcctggttattccaccaaatgttgACTTCTGAGCTCTTCCTGAGTTAGTGTTAGAGAGGAAtgtcagacatgttgtcagtagttcatggaaaaaagaacaatgttaattttattcaaacatatagctacaaaaagtaaaatcagagagaCTGATCATTTTGcggtggtctcttaatttttcccAGAGTTGTATAtgtattcttgttttgtttttttagaaattatattttttttatttgttcaaaatcaacattttcatattCCATATTAAATTTGACACCGAAGCCGTGTCACCTGCCACGAAAGTCGGAAGCTGCCACTCCTGAGCCGTTGGCATTTTTCCAACTCAGAAATGTctatgttttttggtttttgtttttttttagaaattttctaacataaatctcaaaatttgagttttttcctagaaaatttccAACTTTCGGAACTCAGAAATATCCaagttttctcttaaaaaaaataaaattctgatgttttctacagaaatgtactcctttttaaaaaaatgtccatctAAAATGAGCCCGATACGCCATCTTACCTTTTCCAGGTGTCATAGGCGCTGATGTGCAAGGCTTCGATTTGCCCTGCGAGGGCTGGCCAATCACGTCGCGCATGGCGATTGTCTGTGGGACGTCTACTTGTCACATGGCGGTCAGTGGATTTTAGGGATGCATGACTTCCTGTAATCAAGttgttttaattgcttttttttatttattttttttacataatcacTCATGTGTGTCGTTTATGAGCAGATCAGTGAGCAGCCTCGGTTTGTGCCCGGAGTGTGGGGACCCTACCTGTCCGCCATGGTGCCAGACCTGTGGCTTAACGAGGGAGGACAGAGTGCCACAGGAAGGCTGGTCAGACGCCCTGCCACAGTCACCTTGTCACATATGTGGACATATTCATATACattacagaccaaaagtttggacacaccttttaattcaatgagtttcctttattttcatgactattgacattgtagattcacactgaaggcatcaaaactatgaataacacatgtggaaatatgcactaaacaaaaaagtgtaaaacaactgaaaataccccttatattctagtttcttcaaagtagcaaccttttgctgtgattactgctttgcacacactctgcattttcttgatgagcttcaagaggtcgaaacctgaaatggttttcacttcatagttgtgccctgtcaggttaataagtgggatttcttgccttataaatagtcatgaaaataaagaaaacccattgaattagaaaggtgtgtccaaacttttggtctgtactgtatataacaTCAAATTTAACCGTGCTGAGGAGATTGAAGCAATATGAGTTCCTGTTTTTGAAACTGGAAAACACACCCTTTCTAACAGAATTATGCGATATGGCTTAAGAATAAAATCCAGGGTTTCCCTTCAATGTATTATAAgccttgttgtttttgtttaaaaaaaaaaaaacattcatcttcAATCAAATCTCCTATATATATCCTATATCACAATAGcaaagaattaaatatttttctgaatgtcCACTGTTTTTCATAGGATGTGCAGACATTCAGTCTTAAGTAGCGACCTAAAACTAAAAGCAAACACCACAATCTATTGACTTCCTGCACTCAttcactagaaaaaaaacatttctattgtAATTCATTCATTACTCAGCTTACCTGTTTCTCACGTCCTTGTGAGCCTCCTTGTTATCAGCGGCTTGTCCCTCTTTTACTTCTCCGTTGTCCCTCTGCTCCCTGCAGATCGACCACATTGTGAAGGGCCACGCTGCTTACGCCCAGCTACAGGAGCAGGCTAACCAGAGGTCAGCTCACAGCGACTCAGTCGGTTTTTCTTGCTACTGCACACAGCTGACTGGAGGAGGCgctgtcctgctgactgctaatGTGGATTCTGTGTGAACGGGTTAACACAGAGGTTAAAACCTGAGTCCATCCCTTTCTGCTTCCACAGGTTGTAAGGAGAAAAGTGGCTGTGTGTCTGCGTCTTTAAAAtttgcctttgtttttgttaaagagaCAACAACAGAACGGCTTACGTGTGCATCTGACCGGACCAAAGTGGAGTCATTGGGCGACGACGACCAGCATCATGTTTTCGAGCCCCAACTTACGATTATTTTAGTAGTCgattatttttattctcccgattaatcgattaattggacaaaataataatttttttttttgcatgttctccagatttttatttaaccattgAAGACATTGTTATACaatatataaacaataaaagatgcaaatacaTCCTTTTATCATCACagtttaattccttttttaaaataaactaagctAAAATGCAATAGCACAGCACTCCTTTAGTGAACGATTAATCATTTGTAGCAGCGATTCATCGTTTTTTAGCAGCTAAacaatacttctaacatcaataCGGTGTAGAGCTAATCTGATCATTTATTTGAAGTTACAAATTAATAATTGACAGCTTAACATGAGAATTTGATGcaggtaaaactaaaattatgcCACTTGAGCCACTTCTGAGTAGATGTTTtacaaactgttattttttatcttgaattcaaaatgtatacatttttgtacaattttggcttCACAGCTGTTCTGAATGTGTTGTTCTTAAAGCAAATTGCCTCCTTTTTTTGTGTATGCTCAAGTTAGCGATTAATCGATCACTAAAGTAGTTGACGATTAGTTCAGTAATCGATTCGTTgcgattaatcgtttcatccCTAACGTCTTTAGAGAAAACCAAACGCGTCACACCAAGTGTCAAACACAGTGATAATGTGGACGTTAAAGTTTGATCATTCCCATttgcatgattgtttttctcacGTCTCTCTCTACTAAAGTCTGCTGCATTGGTCTCAACTAGgccctttttttgaaggacaattttgtttacaaaggcttcagtttccatttcattttctgttttggttgttttgtttgtttattttgcatatttaaaatgtcttccagttgcaGTGTTAAATATTTGCTAGAAATTAACTTTATTGACCTACTATGGCATTCCCAtcatgttacttgaaaatggtctcaaaacgacaatgttatcgtttatcgcgataacttcttGTACAGTTTATCGTCCAGCACAATTTACCATGACAGGCCTGATCAGGAACACTTTCTGTCCCCAGTGAACCATATATCAGGCTGACGTTAAAGTCCAGTAGGCGTCTCaagagtatttttatttctcatttcagAGTTCCCTTCACAGGCGCCAACATTTACTCGTATCTGAACAGCCACTTGGCTCAGATGGCCGGCTCGCCGCCTGCTGTGGACCTGCTGGGATCCAGCCTTCACGTGTGGCCGGATTTCCACGGCAACAGGTCGCCACTTGCTGACCCCACTCTGAAGGGAATGGTGAGGCCTCGGCGCCACACTCTCGGCACATGAAGCTCCTTTTTCTCCTCTGAACTTTAGGGAtcaatatattttctttgaatGTGTTGCAAAACTAAACAAGCGAAATATTTTATGAAGTAACAAACTATTTCTCAGATCAGGGTTCAGCTGGCGATTCAgcccttcctcttcctgttcaCTCAACTGTGTTGCAGGTGATTGGTCTGCCTCTTTCCCAAACCGTGGATGACTTGGCCCGGCTGTATTTAGCTACGCTACAGGCTCTCGCTGTAAGCCACGTGTTTGTTATCACTCTCTCAGCGTCTACTGTGTGCAAAATCGAAAGGCTTACGAGGCGACCCTCTTCTTCTCCTTGGGTCTGACTTTCAGCTCGGGACGCGTCACATTCTGGACTCCGTGAAAGAAGCAGGATGTGACATCAGAACCCTCTTCCTGTGTGGCGGCTTGAGCAAAAACCTTCTGTTTGTACAGATCCAGGCTAATGCTACAGGTATGTGGTGCGTTCAGGGTGATGCGTGGGAGTTACACTGCATTCCGGTTACCTCGGCAGTGGGAACACCGAACTGGGTTTGACGTCAGACCCCAAGTAACAGCTTTAAGAATACAGGATTTTAATACGGAGACGcccataaacatttttaagcttTGCTTTCCATAAACAAACACCATTTTTACTTTGTAGAGTTGCGGGCGCTGCATGTGTGTCCcctaaaatgaacatgtttccACCACATCTGCAGATACGaagagcggccatattgaaagtTGGCCTTAACCTGTGTCAGACGGAGTTGCTCCCACTTTCCCATTGGGAAATTTTATTTCAGAGGGCGTTCCAGTAGATTTTTCCAACAGGGAAGTTGGAATTTCCCAGTTCAGATGCAACTGGAACGCAGTTTTAGCTTCCTGCTAATCGTAGAATTTTGTATTTAGGccaaaaaaaagttcatttgtaGTCTAATCAGACCAGAGAACCTTCTCCCACTGAAAGCAACCTTCTACATGGCTTATGGCAAACTGCAACTTGGACTTGTTTTGGATTTCTCTGGACAGTAGCTGTCTTCCTTAAGGGCCAGATTTGTTCAGAGTGTCACTGATTCTTATTATGGCTTCTGATCTCTGCTGCTTTAGAGTCACAAGCTTTCTTCCACCAAGGCTTCTAGTTGCTAGGGTTTatgttctctgttttgttttgttttttttattgacagaatGTGAAACAGTCCGAAAGGATCGGCTTTAGCAAGTCAATGTAGCTGACACCTGCCTCAAAAATGACGCTCTACTGTAAGTCATTGTGAAAATTATTATGAGATGGACCAGACTCTCAGACATTCTGACGTAAAAGCTCGCATAGAGCAATCGAGTCGAAGTGAAAGTTCTTGAACGTCGGGGTCGGACCCGAACTAGGCATTGCCGTTGAACACGTCCTGAGTGAAAGATGAAACCGGAGGGGAAACGGCTACAAACCACAGAGGAATCGTGGAGAGGAACAATCTGATAAACAGAGGGAGAGGTGCAACTAACCGAGGAACAAAGAGGACTCATCAGGAGAGAATAGAAAACAGCTGAGAGGAAGCAAGAGATGGGGAACAGCTGGGATGAGGAGCAAACTGACAGGCGGGGGAAGCTGAGACATAAACACAGCAGAGACTAATTCAAACTGTAGTTGTGGCATTTAGTAATGATTTTGTTGTGGTCATTTTATGTGACTATAGTGATTGTGAACAGGGTGTGCGGGGACATTGAATGTTGTGTGACTTTACTCTATGTTATTACAGATGGAAACTCGCTCAATCTAAATCCAATAAAAAGCGTCTttggtttatgtttttgcaCGTCGTACCTAGTGCTGTCACGATAGCACATgctgctggacgataaattgccCCAGAACTGATTGCGATCAACgatagtattgttgttttgagaacgttttcaagtaatataatagtaaCAGTGGCATAAAAATCCAAGCACACGTTCTCAAAGACCAATacactttaaattctaattaacatttaaacactggaactggaagagaCTTGGAAGgtgcaaaataaagaaagaaaacaacagaaacaacaaataaaataaattatgaagtcccTGTAAACAAATTTAGCTTTCAAAAAAATGGATAGTTGAGGCcgaaacaccagactgaagagttttatcattcagtttttggtaaaaaaaaaaaaaaagagagagagagagaaaaaagaggcaaacgataaatcaagcaaataaaaatgattgagtttattttaattgatcatgtgattaattgatttattgtttattgtgacaggcctagttgtaCCTgttaaacaaatgaataaaccCAAAGAGGAAACCACCCAGAACACAGACGAATGAATCAAAACACAATAGATAAACTAAAATGACAAGAGCTAAGtaaataaactgcaaataaTAATCTAAGTTCAAACAGCAAGGAAGTCTGGAAACAGGAAAGAGCCGTTGCTAAGGGTCGTTTCTCTTCTCAGCACTTCCTGTGGTGCTGCCGGATCAGTCCGAGGCCGTTTTAGTGGGCGCAGCCATTCTGGGCGCCTGTGCATCCCAGGACTATGAAGCCATAGAGGTACGGTCACACACACATCTGTTACGCTGCTACTCCATTTTGGATTCATTCATGCTTACTGACTAACAGCAGTGTTTTGGCATTTAATACACCTGAGGTTAGCTTTTAATCTCTTTAGAACCTGGTGTAAAGTCCAGTGCTTTAAGTTGTTATTCTAATtcttatcattttttttaaaaccatgtcATTAGACTTTGTTTGCCCATAAAAGTTGCATTACAAGACATTTCTTAGTTTGACTAACCTGGATttcagcaaatattttaaaatcaatgctCTGTTTAGTAAAACAAAGAGGAATGTGACTGGATGAGCTAGAGTTCAAATTTCATGCTAATTATCTAAACTGAGGttttacatttagtttaataataatttagtgTGAAAATGACTTTCATTCCCTAAtgttgttggatttatttagcttttttccccccacaattCTTCAAGTTCCTTGCTTTTCATAACTGGGTTACACTGAACAAGAATTAAAGCATGTCATAAAAAGTGCATCTTTGATGCATGGGTTGGACTACTTGTATAGTTTGATGGTCTTTTATCCCAGGCGTCAATAATTCATACAGACCTCTTTTCTCAGTAGGATTTAATGTGACACACAGAGGTGCATGCTGGGTATTCACATAAACGAGCTTAGAAAAGGACCCAGATATGGAAAGCATCCCCGTTAAAAGGTATTGTTGAAATGTGACTCGGTGTCGCCACCTGCTGGAGGGAAACCAGCGCATAATACTCCCTCAGTTCTGCTGGCTGTGTCCACGGAGCAGGACGCGCGAAATATGGATTAAGATGTAAGGCTTTAAATCTTTTTTCGGGGCAAAGTTTCACAGCAACCTCGGAGCCATATAGACTAAAAATAAGGCGCCATTATTTGGACCAGGCGGCAGCTGTTAGCTTGTTTTCAGCCATAAATACATGGGGCAGTTGTTGTGTCTGATCCCCCAGGCCCCCTCAGCTCCACGCGCTCCGCTGTCTGGATCTTGTAGGTTTAGGTAGGAGTGAGAGGCCTCCGTGCATTAATCATGAGCCGACGCGAACCAGAACCACCGCAGTCGGATTGTGTTTTGGGGGATAAGTAGGTCACGGGCTGACGTGAAATTAAAACGCGTGTCTCTGTATGCCCGCTCATGGGTTGCTGTTTGTCTTTGCAATTTTGTGCCTCAGGAGGCCATGGAGAAAATGGCCAAAGTTGGGCGAGTCGTTCAGCCAGACCAGGAGCTCAAGAGGTGAGGAAAACGACTTTCCAAGCAGTACACGACATCAACATCTTGTATTTTCTTGGAAATTTACGCGGTAGTCAAATACAAAGCAGCAGATAAACTAAAGTGGATTTATAAATGAtacatttaactgtttttacaaatacagCACATCCTTCAACATTACATTCTTGCATCTAACAtaaaggccttaaaatgtctaactgtatataaaaatgtaatttggccCTAAATATGTTAcgttaatttttgttttggttgaattaTTTAATATCGTGTGTGTActtcttgggttttttttctcgtgAGCAGAAGTTTGAGTCGCTCGCAGACATCTCCATTGTATTCTGGCTGGAGGGAGTTGAGGCTTGATGTTAACATACTCTAGCtgactagctagctagcttttatGCGTCTTATCAGAAGTGCACATTTATCACCGGTTGGCTGgactacatttgtttttgtcactgtctcacttctgttgccaagcCCATGCGAGGCTGCGTGCATTCTAGCAACACGTTAAGTTTTGACACTGCTTGcatctttcaaatattttttctgtcttaaattttattcaatgTGGCATTAAGAAGGCCCGCCAAATCTT includes:
- the fggy gene encoding FGGY carbohydrate kinase domain-containing protein, translated to MAEVFYVGVDVGTASVRAALVTREGLLKTTAEEPITIWKPRPEHYVQSSTEIWQKCCSVVKVVTSGVQSDQIRGVGFDATCSLVVLDESFQPVPVTQEGDPQKNVVMWMDHRAAEQADRITNTGHRVLSRVGGVMSQEMQPPKLLWLKENLKDSCWDKAAHFFDLPDFLSWKATGSTTRSLCTLVCKWTYCPPGGWDPSFWISVGLEDLLENNFSKIGSATCSPGSPLAGGLTPQAAADLGLNPGTAVGASLIDAHAGGLGVIGADVQGFDLPCEGWPITSRMAIVCGTSTCHMAISEQPRFVPGVWGPYLSAMVPDLWLNEGGQSATGRLIDHIVKGHAAYAQLQEQANQRVPFTGANIYSYLNSHLAQMAGSPPAVDLLGSSLHVWPDFHGNRSPLADPTLKGMVIGLPLSQTVDDLARLYLATLQALALGTRHILDSVKEAGCDIRTLFLCGGLSKNLLFVQIQANATALPVVLPDQSEAVLVGAAILGACASQDYEAIEEAMEKMAKVGRVVQPDQELKSFYDRKYKVFLQLFSHQREYQALMKHR